In the genome of Carassius carassius chromosome 47, fCarCar2.1, whole genome shotgun sequence, one region contains:
- the LOC132130338 gene encoding junctional adhesion molecule 3B-like produces MFRQTEHFIDSKMALTPLACVLLLLSMQCYINTFAVILKTRNPKPWVNEFESVELSCMIESISTSNPRIEWKKIKMGEPSYVYFDKEIAGDLEKRASIRESATLVILNATRADTADYRCEVTAPNDQKSFDEILISLTVRVKPVVPRCSVPKSVPVGKPAELHCLEYEGYPKSHYQWFRNKEEIPEDPKSSPKFFNSTYTLSRQMGTLKFSAVKKEDAGEYYCRARNEAGFSECGPQMMEVYDINIAGIILGVVVVVTVLLCITMGIFCAYKRGYFTSQKQTGKNYKAPEKGDGVDYVKTENEGDFRHKSSFVI; encoded by the exons GTTACATCAACACCTTTGCAGTCATCCTTAAGACAAGGAATCCTAAACCATGGGTCAATGAGTTTGAAT CGGTCGAGCTGTCCTGCATGATAGAGTCAATCTCCACTTCTAATCCCAGAATAGAATGGAAGAAGATTAAGATGGGAGAGCCCAGTTATGTATACTTTGATAAAGAAATAGCAG gtGACTTGGAAAAGAGAGCGAGTATTCGAGAATCTGCGACCTTGGTCATTCTCAACGCAACAAGAGCCGACACTGCTGATTACCGCTGTGAAGTCACTGCCCCAAATGACCAGAAATCCTTTGATGAGATTTTAATATCACTCACTGTaagag TGAAACCCGTCGTGCCCAGATGCTCCGTACCCAAGTCCGTCCCGGTAGGCAAACCAGCAGAGCTGCATTGCTTGGAGTACGAGGGCTACCCGAAGTCCCATTACCAGTGGTTCCGCAACAAGGAGGAAATCCCAGAGGATCCTAAGAGCAGCCCAAAGTTCTTCAATTCCACTTACACCTTGAGCAGACAGATGGGCACTCTG AAATTCAGTGCGGTCAAGAAGGAGGACGCTGGAGAATACTACTGCAGAGCCAGGAACGAGGCCGGGTTCTCAGAATGTGGACCACAGATGATGGAAGTTT atgACATCAACATTGCTGGAATCATCCTGGGTGTAGTGGTCGTGGTGACCGTCCTTCTGTGTATAACTATGGGCATCTTCTGTGCCTATAAACGTGGCTACTTCACCAGCCAGAAGCAGACGGGGAAGAA TTACAAAGCTCCAGAAAAAGGAGATGGAGTGGACTATGTCAAAACAGAGAATGAG GGGGATTTCCGACACAAATCCTCATTTGTCATCTGA